A part of Salmo trutta chromosome 15, fSalTru1.1, whole genome shotgun sequence genomic DNA contains:
- the LOC115149645 gene encoding NLR family CARD domain-containing protein 3-like: MNRVYCSQLSVYEQSISLSLLYLCSGWSTLLEDQYLSLLYLCSGWSTLPEDQSRCAVCQQVLRDPVSITCGHRFSRQCITRYWEKPAPSGDYDCPQCRKRSRTRPVLQHLSEPNDARGFEKLDDSLQRAIVDHKDSLKRRYECVIEGIETAGNQTPLNRIYTELYITEGESEGVNNEHEVWQLETAPRTPTSHDTVIHCNDIFKPLPGQERSIRTVLTKGIAGIGKTVSVQKFILDWAEGKANQDVDIIFVLPFRELNLIKDRQYSLLRLLNDFHTELDIGNAKKLTACKAMFIFDGLDESRLPLDFQHNENVSDVTQTSSVDVLLTNLIKGNLLPSALLWITSRPAATNQIPPQCVDQVTEVRGFNDPQKEEYFRKRFSDEDLASRIISHIKTSRSLHIMCHIPVFCWISAIVLEHMLKHKREEMPKTLTEMFTLFVLIQTSLKNQKYHGRDEMDQEELMESHKEVLLKLGKLAFENLEKGNLMFYEEDLNVCGIDVKEASLYSGVCTHIFKEESVLFQRVVYCFVHLSIQEFLSAVYMYHCYTSKNMDALKPFFKRKSEELTLHELLKSTVDKALESKNGHLDLFVRFLHGMSVESNQKLLRGLVTQTESSPESVQKTIRSLKVMQRKNISPERWINLFHCLIEMKEHSVQEEIQEYLRSEKRSINLTLAQCSALAYMLQISEEVLDVFDLKEYKTTQEGRRRLLPAVRCRRKALLNGCKLTDTSCEVLASVLSSNSSYLRELDLSNNDLKDSGVKLISAGLGNPHCRLETLRLTGCKLTDTSCEVLASVLSSNSSYLRELDLSNNDLKDSGVKLLSAGLGNPHCKLETLRLSGCLVTEEGCASLVSALRSNPSHLRELDLSYNHPGDSGVRLLSAGLEDPHCRLEKLNVKPDGVLTIKPWLRKYVCDLTLDPNTVNRLLSLSEENRKVTCRREEQPYPDHPERFEDCEQVLCREGLTGRCYWEAEWSGRGAYIGVTYKGISRRGGVNDCCLGYNDKSWSLDCSDNSYTVWHNNNPTTIDVPSSSSHRVGVYLDWSAGTLSFYRASSDTLTHLITFTSTFTEPLYPGFRLWYDTSVSLSNTM; the protein is encoded by the exons atgaacagagtatactgttcccagctgtctgtctatgaacagagtata tctctctctctcctttatctctgtagtggatggtctactctgttagaggatcagtatctctctctcctttatctctgtagtggatggtctactctgccAGAGGATCAGTCCAGGTGTGCAGTGTGCCAGCAGGTTCTGAGGGATCCAGTCTCTATCACCTGTGGACACAGGTTCAGCAGACAGTGCATCACCAGATACTGGGAGAAACCTGCTCCTTCAGGAGACTATGACTGTCCTCAGTGTAGAAAGAGATCCAGAACACGTCCTGTACTACAGCACCTGAGTGAACCCAATGATGCAAGAGGCTTTGAAAAAT TGGATGACAGCCTGCAGAGAGCTATAGTAGACCATAAAGACAGTCTGAAAAGGAGGTATGAATGTGTGATAGAAGGCATCGAAACAGCAGGGAACCAAACTCCCCTCAACAGGAtttacacagagctctacatcacagaaggCGAGAGTGAAGGGGTTAACAATGAACATGAGGTGTGGCAGCTAGAGACAGCACCCAGGACACCAACCTCACATGACACAGTAATCCACTGCAATGACATCTTTAAACCCTTACCTGGCCAAGAGAGAagcatcagaactgtgctgacgaaGGGCATCGCTGGCAtcggaaaaacagtctctgtgcagaagttcatcctAGACTGGGCTGAAGGGAAGGCAAACCAAGATGTGGATATCATATTTGTGCTTCCTTTCCGGGAGCTGAACTTGATCAAAGATCGCCAGTACAGTCTTCTCAGACTTTTAAATGACTTCcacacagaactagacataggCAATGCAAAGAAACTCACTGCCTGTAAAGctatgttcatctttgatggtttGGATGAAAGCAGACTTCCATTGGATTTCCAGCACAATGAAAATGTGTCTGATGTCACCCAGACATCATCTGtagatgttctgctgacaaacctcatcaagggaaatctgcttccctctgctctcctctggataacgtCCCGACCAGCAGCAACTAATCAGATCCCCCctcagtgtgttgaccaggtgacagaggtacgagggttcaatgacccacagaaggaggagtacttcaggaagagattcagtgatgaggacctggccagcagaatcatctcacacataaagacatcaaggagcctccacatcatgtgccacattccagtcttctgttggatttctgcaatagtccttgaacacatgttgaaacataagagagaagagatgcccaagactctgactgagatgttcACACTCTTCGTGCTCATTCAGACCAGCCTGAAGAACCAGAAATATCATGGAAGAGATGAGATGGATCAAGAGGAGCTCATGGAGTCACATAAGGAAGTTCTTTTGAAGCTGGGGAAGCTGGCGTTTGAAAATCTGGAGAAGGGTAATCTCAtgttctatgaagaagacctgaacgTGTGCGGCATTGATGTCAAAGAAGCATCACTGTACTCAGGAGTGTGCACACACATCTTTAAAGAAGAGTCTGTGTTATTTCAGAGAGTGGTGTACTGCTTTGTACATCtaagcattcaggagtttctctCAGCTGTCTACATGTACCATTGTTACACAAGCAAGAACATGGATGCACTGAAGCCCTTCTTCAAGAGAAAGTCTGAAGAGCTAACCTTGCATGAGCTGCTGAAGAGTACCGTGGATAAAGCCTTGGAGAGTAAGAATGGACACCTGGACCTTTTTGTCCGCTTCCTTCATGGCATGTCAGTGGAGTCCAATCAGAAACTCCTACGAGGTCTGGTGACACAGACAGAAAGCAGTCCAGAGAGTGTCCAGAAAACAATCCGATCCCTTAAGGTGATGCAGAGGAAGAACATCTCCCCTGAGAGGTGGATTAATCTCTTCCACTGTCTGATAGAGATGAAAGAACATTCAGTACAGGAGGAAATCCAAGAGTACTTGAGGTCAGAGAAAAGATCGATAAACCTCACACTTGCTCAGTGTTCAGCGCTGGCCTACATGCTGCAGATATCAGAGGAGGttctggatgtgtttgacctaaAAGAatacaagacaacacaggagggtCGTAGGAGACTGCTCCCAGCTGTGAGGTGCCGCAGAAAGGCTCT ACTCAATGGCTGtaaactcacagacacatccTGTGAAGTTTTGGCCTCAGTTCTCAGCTCAAACTCCTCAtatctgagagagctggacctgagtaacaatgacctgaaggattcaggagtgaagctgatctctgctggactggggaatccccactgcagactggagactctgag ACTCACTGGTTGtaaactcacagacacatccTGTGAAGTTTTGGCCTCAGTTCTCAGCTCAAACTCCTCATatctgagagagctggatctgagtaacaatgacctgaaggattcaggagtgaagctgctctctgctggactggggaatccccactgtaaactggagactctcag gctgtcaggctgtttagttacagaggaaggctgtgcttctctggtctcagctctgaggtcaaacccctcacacctgagagagctggacctgagctacaatcacccaggagactcaggagtcagactgctctctgctggactggaggatccacactgcagactggagaaactcaa TGTGAAACCTGATGGAGTGTTAACAATCAAACCAtggcttagaaaat atgtctgtgatctcacactggacccaaacacagtaaacagactcctctctctgtctgaggagaacagaaaggtgacatgtaggagagaggagcagccgtatcctgatcacccagagagatttgaggactgtgaacaggtgctgtgtagagagggtctgactgggcgctgttactgggaggcagagtggagtgggagaggggcttacataggagtgacatataaaggaatcagcaggagaggaggggttaatgactgttgtcttggatacaatgacaagtcctggagtctggaCTGCTCTGACAACAGTTACACGGTTTGGCACAATAATAatcccactaccatagacgtcccctcctccagctcccacagagtaggagtgtatctggactggtcagccggcactctgtccttctatagagcctcctctgacacactgacccacctgatcacattcacctccacattcactgagcccctctatccagggtttaggcTTTGGTATGACACCTCAGTGTCTCTGTCAAACACAATGTGA